AGCGTTCCAAGACATCAACGGCTGTTGAATAGCCGGTTTTGGTCTTCTTAGTATATTCAAGAGGGAGTTCCAATTTTTCAAAGAGGATGATGCCCAATTGTTTTGGAGAATTGATGTTGAACTCTTCGCCTGCAAGCTCGTAGATTTCTTGGGTCAAGCGCTCCAAGACCACTTCGTTTTCCACCTGCATGTCTTCTAGGGTCTGGCGCTCTACCTTGATCCCCGCGATTTCCATCTTGGCCAAAACAGCTGCTAGTGGTTGCTCCATATCATAGAGCAAATCTAGCTGGTCATGGGCTTGCAACTGCTCCATCATAGGCTCTTCGGTATCCAGTAGAACAGCAACTTTCCGTGCCAAATGCTCTAATAGGACTGCCTTTTCTGGGATAGCTTTTTTTGCTCCCTTGCCATAAACGACTTCGTCCAGCGGCAGCGCAATCTGACTATAGAGACTCGCAATGGTTGAAATCTCATTGTCCTCTACGGTCGACAAGAGATACTTGGCCAATCGACTATCAAACGCGGGATTTTGAAGGGTAATGCCCAAGTGGCTGAGCAAGACCTTGGCCCGTTTGAAGTCATAGACCTTGAGGGGCGTTTTTTCGAGAAATTCTTTGAAAATCGGTGTTTGTAAAAGACCAGTATCTGTACTCGCGTAGAGCTGACCTTTGGTCCCCCATGCGAAACCGATAATGGGTTCTGTATGGTAATTGTCCCCAAAAATCTCAAAATGGAAGAAACTATCTTCCGTGAGCATATCTGAAGTGACTTGCTCGACTTCTGTATAGTCAATAGCTACAGGAGCTGCTTCTTCTCCACTGAGATCCAAGGCCTGACGGAGTTGCTTAAAGCCCATCTCCTCATAAAACTTGGCGAGATTTTCTAGATGAGGGCCTGTATAGGTGATATCGTCCAGGCCAATTTCAATGGGCGCATTAGTATCGATGGTTGCGAGAGTCTTAGACAGATAGGCCTGCTCCTTGTCGTTGACGAGGTTTTCCTTCATCTTAGAAGCCTTCATCTCGTCGATATGCTCGTAAATGCCATCGAGAGAACCGTACTCTAGGAGTAGTTTGATCCCGGTCTTTTCTCCGATCTTAGTAACACCTGGGATATTATCCGATTTATCTCCCATCAAGGCCTTGAGGTCGATAAATTGCTCGGGTGTCAGCCCCATCTTTTCTTTGAGATAGGCTGGAGTGAATTCCTCAAACTCCGCTACCCCTTTTTTGGAGATTTCAACCACCGTATTGTCATCCGTCAGCTGGATCAAATCCTTGTCCCCAGAGACAATGGTCACTTCAAATGGCACCGAGGTAGTTTCTGCCATCTTATCCAGCGTTCCAATAATATCATCCGCTTCATACTGAGCTAGCTCATAATGGCGGATCCCCAAATGATCCAGTTGTTCACGAATGAAAGGAAACTGCTCACGGAACTCATCTGGAGTTTTTGCACGGCCCCCTTTGTAGTCGGCATACATCTCCGTCCGAAAAGTCGTCTTTCCTGCATCAAAAGCAACGAGGACATGGGTCGGTTGGATGCGCTCCAAGAGATGACTCAACATGAGGTTAAAACCATAGACCGCATTGGTATGCAAACCATTGGCATTTTTGAAGCGATCAATTTGATGATAGAGTGCGAAAAAGGCACGAAAAGCGACGGAAGACCCGTCGATGAGTAGTAATTTATTCTTTTTTTCCATAGGCCTATTATACCACGAATCATAAGGTCTCTGGTACATAAAAACTCTACCCTTTCGGGTAGAGCCTTCTTTAGGAGTTTCTTATGAAAAATGAAGAGAAGTGTTTATTCGCCGTAACAAGAACCTTGTTGTGGCAATTTCTTAAAGTGTTTTGGATAATTAACTGAGATTTTCATTTTCTGTACCTCATTTCTTATTGGATGAGTACAGTATACAAGAGAAACCTAAACGATTCCTTATAGAAAGCTTCAAGAAAACTAAAAGCTGAGGCGCAAAACACGCGGTTGTTTTTTGCTGCAAGCTGGTAACTGAAGATGGAGCCCTGTCTCATCTTGGCTCCAAGAAAGAAGCTGACTTTCTCCAAGGAGCTCTACCTTTTGAATGCGCGCATGAAGAATTCTCGGTTGCTTGAGATCATAGGCGAGAGACGGCAAGGTCAGCTCTTCTGTCCTTCCACTTGGTTCCAGCTGGATAGCATAAAGCAGGCCTTCACGCATGGTATAGCGGAAATCTTGGCTGGTATAGAGTGGCGCTTGCCCGTCTGAGAAGGAACCTTCCTGGGCCTCGGTCGGTCCGTCCGATGACACCCGCCAAGGCCGACTCTGATAAATGGCTTCTCCATTTACCGCCAGCCAGTCCCCGATCTCTGTGAGGATGTCTTGGTCTTGCTCAGGGATCGTGCCATCTGCCTTGGGCCCAATATTGAGCAGAAGATTGCCATTTTTGGCCACAACATCGACTAAATTTTGTAGCAATTCCTTACTGGTCTTGTAGGCTAGATCCTGGGTATAGCACCAAGAATTACGGGCGATCGCGGTATCCATTTGCCACGGAAAGGCTTGCGTCTCTCCGTATCCTCCCCGCTCCATCTCGACGATTCCTGAACCGAAAGGGAGGGCATCCTGTTTGTAACAAACAGCCACCTTGCGATCCTCTTGTGCTGCTAGATTGTAATAATAAGCCAAAAAGCGCATCAAGTAGGGACGGAAACTCTCATGCTGGATCCACCAGTCAAAATAAAGGAGCTCTGGCTGGTAGTCCCGCACCAGTTCACAGGTTCGCAACAGCCAATCTTCCAAGAATTCTTTACTTGGATAAGGCTTGGAAGTCAGATCAAAATGATCCTTGGGCTCTGGCTTGGCTGGCCAATAAAGGCTGTCTCTTGGGACTTCTTGCGGAATGTCACTAGTGAATTCCTTGCCATGTGAAAAGAAAAACTGATGTTCTGCCCGGTGAGAGGACGTACAGAAGTGCAGGCCACGTTTTTCTGTTTCCTCCCTCAACTCCCCTAAGACATCTCGTCTCGGCCCCATTTCTAAGCTATTATAAGACGAGAGAGTAGAGGCATACATCTGAAAGCCATCGTGGTGCTCCGCAACTGGGAAAAGATACTGGGCTCCCGCTTTTTGAAAGAGATCTAGCCAAGATGCCGGATCAAAACGATCGGCTGTAAATAGAGGAATGAGATCCTTGTAACCAAAGCTAGCCTGGTCTCCAAAATGCTCTCGATGATAGTCATAGCAAGGATTCCCTTGGATATACATATTTCGCGAATACCATTCCGAACCAAAGGCAGGTACACTGTAGACCCCCCAGTGGATAAATATTCCAAATTTGGCATCTCGATACCAATCTGGACAGACTTGATGGCTAAGAGAGTCCCAGGTTGGTTCAAAAGGACCTGACTGGACAACTTGATCAATCTCTTCAAGGCTTATCATTCTCTTCTCCTCTTTTCTTGTTACTACCTCTATTGTAACGAGAAAGCCTCGTTTGTAAAGACAAACGAGGGGAATGTTTAAATTAGTAGACAAAGAGCTTGATCTAGGAGAATCAAGCTGATGATGAATGAAATGAAGCTTCTAGCCCTTCACTGCTTGAGAAATAAAACGAGCGATGGCGTCTGTCTCCCCTTGGTGGAGAGCTTTAACAATTTTGGACCCCACAATAACCCCATCTGAGACCTTGTTGAAACGGTGAACGTCCTCCATGCTGGAAACTCCAAAACCTGTTAAAACAGGAATGGACGCTATTTCGTGTAATTGGGCCAAGTGGTGATCCAAATCATCTCGATAGCTACCAGCTTTCCCCGTCACCCCATTGACAGCAACGGCATAGATAAATCCTTCTGCATCATGGATCAATTTCTTCTGGCGCTCGATTCCTGTGGTTAGGCTCACTAGCGGCACCAAAGCGATGTCTTTATCCACTAATAGAGGCTCTACCAAATTCGCATGCTCATGGGGGAGGTCCGGAATAATCACTCCTTTGACTGCTGTTCCTTCTACATCTCTAAAAAAGTTTTCGAGCCCATATTGGAACAAGGGGTTGAAATAGGTCATGATGACCAAAGGAACACTTGTCTCCAAGTGCTGGATCGTTTGCACCAGACCCTCTGTCGTTGTCCCATGGGCTAAACTGCGTAATCCTGCCTCTTCAATCACAGGGCCATCTGCCACCGGATCTGAAAAAGGAATGCCTACTTCAATAGCTGAGACACCAAGCTCCTCCAAAAATTGGATGGTTTCCTGCAAACCTGCCAGGCCTTTTTCATGATCTCCTGCCATGATATAAGGAACAAAGATCCCTTGCTGCTGGTCTTTCAGCTTTTGTAAATGCTCTGTTAAGGTCTTTCCCATCTTACTCTCCTCTCTCTTGTTCTAGGCGGTCTTTGACTTGTACCACATCTTTATCCCCACGACCTGATAAGCAAACAATCATGGATTTTTCAGGCCCCATCTCCTTGGCCAATTTCACCGCATAGGCGATAGCATGGCTCGATTCCAGAGCTGGAATGATTCCTTCTACTTTTGAAAGCAATTGAAAAGCTTCTAGTGCTTCTTGGTCTGTCACAGGCACATAGGTCGCCCGCTTGATTTCATGGAAATAAGAATGCTCTGGCCCAATCCCTGGGTAATCGAGACCTGCTGAAATCGAGAAAGCTTCTAAAATCTGTCCATGGGCATCCTGTAAAACATCCATCAAGGCGCCGTGAAGGACTCCCGGACGCCCCTTGGTCAAGGTTGCTGCATGCTGGTCTGTATCTACCCCAAGGCCAGCAGCTTCTGCCCCATACATGGCAACAGAGGTATCCTCAACAAAAGGATAGAAGAGCCCAATGGCGTTCGATCCACCTCCTACACAGGCTAAGACTGCATCTGGTAGCGCACCATCATTTTGCTCTGCAAATTGGCGTTTGGCTTCCCTACCGATGACACTTTGAAAATCACGGACAATTTCTGGGAATGGGTGAGGTCCTAGAGCAGAACCCATGATATAGTGGGTATCCTCCACATTTGCTACCCAGGCTCTGAGGGCAGCATTGACCGCATCCTTGAGAACACGTGACCCATCTGTTACTGATTGAACCTTAGCGCCCAACAATTCCATCCGAAAGACATTGAGGGCTTGGCGTTTGACATCTTCTTCTCCCATGTAGATGGTACATTCCATATCAAATAAAGCTGCAGCCGTTGCCGTTGCAACACCGTGCTGTCCAGCCCCTGTTTCTGCGATGATCTTCTTTTTGCCCATCCGGTGTGCCAATAAAACCTGTCCTAGGGCATTATTAATTTTATGAGCCCCTGTGTGGTTGAGGTCTTCTCTTTTAAGAAAGATCTTGGCTCCACCGACATACTTGGTTAGATTCTTAGCGTAATAGAGCGGTGTTTCCCGACCGACATATTGTTTCAGAAGCTGATCCAATTCTGTTTGAAAAGAAGGATCTGCTTGACTTTCTCTGTAGGCTTCTTCTAATTCTAAAACTGCTGTCATCAAGGTTTCAGGGACAAATCGTCCCCCGAACCGCCCGTAAAATCCATTTTTATCTGGTTGTTTATATGCCATGCTTGACCCTTTCTATAAATCGTTTTATCTTTTCTTGGTCTTTTTTTCCATTTGTCTCGACTCCACTGGATACATCCACCGCATAAGGATAAAAGAAGCGAATGGCATCTGCTACATTGTCTTCCGTCAAGCCTCCTGCAATAAAGAAAGGCTTTGTGAAGTTTTGGGTTTCGAGTTCTTGCCAGTTAAAAGTCTCTCCACTTCCTGCTACAGGAGCATCAAAGAGCAGATAATCGGCACTGGTCTCAGGAAGAGCTGCGTCTTTTCCCACTTGAACAGCGCGAATCGTTTGTTGGGGAAGGTCTTGCAAGATGGTATCATCTATCGGTCCATGCACTTGTATCAGGTCCAAGCCCACAACTTGGCAAGCTTGCTCCACTTCTTCTCTTTGTGGTGATACAAAAACACCGACTTTTTGAACCCCCTTTGGAATCCCTGTAGCCAACTGCCGAGCTTGCTCCAGCGTGACTTGCCGTTTGCTTGATGCAAAAACAAAACCAATATAATCTGCACCAGCTTCAACAGCCGTCTTCACGGCTTCTGGAGTGGACAATCCGCAAATTTTAACCTTTGTCAATCTGCAACTCCTTTACTTTTTCAGCCACATTGTCTGCTTTCATGAGAGCTGTCCCAACGAGAATGCCATTAAAATAAGGAGCCAGCATGCGCGCATCTGCTGCTGCGAAAATAGCAGACTCCGAGATGTAAACCGGTTCTTGTTCAAAATTGGTCGCCAATTCCAGGCTAGTATGAAGATCAGTCTCAAAGGTCACCAAGTTGCGGTTATTGACCCCGATGATCTGAGCCCCAATCCGGTGAGCCACCTCTAGTTCTGTCAGATTATGGGTCTCCACCAAGACCTCCAGGCCCAGATGGGTCGCAAACTCATAGAGCTCTTTCAGACGAACCTCTGATAAGGCTGCAACTATCAACAAGATCACGGTTGCCCCTGCGTTTCGCGCCCGAATTATTTGCTTTTCATCCACAATAAAATCTTTATTGAGGGTGGGAATGCGAACCTGACTAGATATTTCCCGGAGATACTCGATACTGCCCTTGAAAAACACTTCATCAGTCAAGACAGAAATCATCACGGCCCCATTTTCTTCGTAAGTCTTAGCCTGCGCGACGATATCCACATCGACATGAATATCTCCCAGACTCGGGCTAGCCTTTTTCACTTCCGCAATGACCTGAAGCTTTTCTGGATGACTCTTTAGGTAATCATACAGGCGGTAAGTCTCGCGCAAAGGTTGGAGTTCCTCTTCTTTCATCGCAGCCACTTCACGCGCCTTTTCCTTTAGAATCTTTGGTAAGAATTCTTGACTCATTTTTGATACTCCTGTAATAATCTCAATTTCTCAAGGGCAGCCCCACTGGCAATCACTTCACGTGCCAAGGCAATTCCCTCCTTGATAGAATCTACCTTGCCGTTGGCATAAAAACCAAGGCCAGCATTCAAGACAGTCACCTCTAAGAAGGGACTCGCTTCATTCTTCAAGACACTGAGCAAAATTTCTGCATTGCGTTTGGCGTCTCCACCTCGTACTTGATCAATTTCGATGCGCTCCATTCCTATATCTTCTGGTTGAAAGCTAGATAAGGTCACCTGTCCATTTTCCAAAATAGCGAGCTGAGTTTCCCCATCAAGACCTGCCTCGTCTAAACCTTGTGGACCACTCACCACCACTGCGCGTTTCCGACCCAAATTCTTTAGAATCTCCGCCGTACTTTCCAGCATATCTGGACGACTGGTTCCCAATAGCTGGGTTTCTAGAGGAATCGGATTGATAAGAGGACCGGTTAAGTTCATCACCGTTGGAACCCCTAGCGCCAAGCGAGCGGGCATAATATAGCGCATGCCAGGGTGCAAATTTTTGGCAAATAGGAAGACAATCCCCACCTTTTCAAACACTCGTCCCAAGTCTTCTGGACCCAAATCAAGGTTAATCCCTAGCGCTTCTAGCACATCCGCAGAACCAGATTTAGAAGAGATCGAGCGATTGCCGTGTTTCGCCATCTTGATGCCACCACCAGCAAGGACGAAGGCAGCTGTTGTTGAAATATTGAAACTATACGAACGATCACCCCCAGTTCCACAATTGTCCATTGCTCCTTGAACTTCTGTAGGAATGGCAACTGCATAGGCCTGCATCACTTTTGCAATAGCCGTCCGCTCTTCAACCGTTTCTCCCTTCATTTTGAGACCTAGAAGAAGGGCCGTCACCTGTGCTTCTGAAGCACGACCAGCAACGACTTCCTCCATAGCAGCTTCTAACTCTGCACTGGTTAGATCCATTCCTTCCGCTACTTTTGCAAGCACTTGTTTCATCTTCCGCTCCTTGACTAGTTTGACAAAATTTTCGATGGTCTTGAGCCCATCTGGCGTCCCGATACTTTCTGGATGGTATTGAAAACCATAAATCGGTAAGCTGCGGTGTTGAATTCCCATAATCGCTTGATCATCTGTCGTCCGAGAGGTAATGACAAAATCCTCTGGCATGGCTTTAATCGTCAGCGAATGGTAGCGCATGACTGGGACTTCTTTTGCGACACCCGCGTACAGCGGAGAGGGAGCTTCTAGCTGGATCTGGCTTTGTTTGCCATGCATGACCTGTGGGGCCAATCCCAAGCGCCCTCCAAAAACTTCTGCAATCGCTTGATGCCCCAAGCAAATCCCCAAGATTGGTTTGACCCCCGCGAAATCTCGGATCATCTCCTCCATCTTGCCCGCATCCTTTGGCCAACCTGGACCTGGAGAAAAGACCAAAGCATCTGCTTCTTGGGCAACTTGGTACAAATCCGGATCATCATTTCGAAGCACCTGGACCTCATCAAATTTTCCGATATACTGCGCCAAATTGTAGGTAAATGAATCGTAATTATCTACTAATAAAATCATCCTTCTTCTCCAATCCTTGTCATCGATTTTGCCTTATTGACGGTTTCTTGGTATTCATTTTCAGCGATCGAATCATAAACAATTCCTGCTCCAGCCTGCACATAAGCCTTCTTATTTTTGAGGATCATGGTTCGAATCGCAATAGCAAAATCGAGATCCCCCGTCACAGAGAGATAGCCAATAGCCCCCGCATAGACGCCTCGTTTTTCTTTTTCTGCTTCATAGATTCGCTTCATGGCTCGAATCTTGGGAGCACCCGAAACGGTCCCAGCTGGAAGAGTTGCCTTCAGAGCCTCAATGGAGGCTAGTCCAGGAAGCAATTGCCCCTTGACCACACTCGTCAGGTGCATGACATAACGGAAGAATTCCACTTCCATATATTTGGTCACTTCAACCGACCCATTTTGAGCGATACGACCAATATCGTTTCGCCCTAGATCCACCAACATCCGGTGTTCTGCGACTTCTTTTGGATCCCCTGTCAACTCAGCTGCCAATTGCCGATCAGCCTCTTCATCGAGCCCTCTTGGACGCGTGCCAGCAATGGGATTGGTTGTCACCACTCGATCCTTGACCGACACTAGACTTTCTGGACTGGCACCGATAATTTGGTACTCCCCCAAATCATAAAAGTAGAGATAATTCGAAGGGTTGGTCACGCGCAAATTGCGGTAATAATCTAGCGGTTTTCCTGAAAAATCAGCTGAAAAACGTTGACTGAGCACGCATTGGAACATATCTCCTTTTTGAATATAGTCCCGCGCTAGGGCCACCATTTCCTCAAACTCTTTTTGCTCCAAATGATTGTGGAAATGAAGCGCATGCAGGTCCTTGTCCTGAAACTCTTCTTTTGCGGGTCTTGCCAATTGTGCTAATACTTGCTCCAAGCTCGATGTTTGCTCTGCTTCACTCCGTCCACTATAGAGGTTCTCTTCCACCACATAGACCTTTTCCTTTTTGTGATCAAAAATCACATAGCTCTCATATAAGAAAAAGTGAAGATCTGGTGTGCCAATCGTATCTTCAGGAATGGAACCAATGTTCTCATAGAGGCCAATCAAGTCATAGCCGACAAATCCAATCGCCCCACCGTTAAAAGGAAGCTCTTCAGAAGTTTTCGTTTTGACCGTGATGCGGTTCAAAAAGTCTAAAGGATCCTCTTCAACAATTTGATCATTGTAATAGAGGACGCCATGTTCAAACTTGACTTCACTGACTGGCCGATAGGCTACAATTGAAAAACGCGCATTCTCTTTTTCACGAGGAATTGACTCTAAGATCATTTTATGGGGCGCATCCAAACGCATATAAGCCAAAATTGGACTCAACACATCAGCAGATAAAACTTTTTTCATATCAGAAACCTCTCTTTTAGAACTCTTTTATTCTAATGAATTCAACCGCACCTTGGCTTGCTAAGGCGATCAAGGGTATCCCATCGCCCAATTCTCGCTTTGGGATCAATGTGCCTAAGCTCGCTTCGCTCGCTAAGGCACATAGAAAAGCCCTCACACAAAAACTGTGTGAGGGCGTAGTGTCCGCGGTGCCACCTCTTTTATAGGGAAAAATAGCTGGTCTTTCCCTACATCTCTATCTCCTCTATCAAGGAGTTGCACGGTAAGGGGTGCCAACCGAATTCACATGGGTTAGAATTCATTGATCATAACAGTCCAATTTTCATCAGTCGCTATTGCTTGTTCACAATTCCCACAAGCTCCCTGAAAATAGCTGACTCATTACTTTTCTGTTGCTACCATTATAACCCTTTTTCTTAGAAAGTCAATAAAAATTTTAGTCTTTTTTTATACTTTTCTCTACACTAATTTAATAAAATCAGCTCAAAGAGCCCTAGCAGCCCGTCCTTTTTATCCCAAAAATAGGTTACTCAACAAAGCCAAAATTGCAGGGCCACCTTGGGTCAAGATAATCTTTTTATTGGCTGTCATCGCACCGTAGGCTGCAGCTTCAATAATAAAGAGTACAAAAATCGTAACAACTTCACTATTTTTAGAGACAAACAATCCATACAAGAGGAACACCCCAATCAAGGCATTGTATATCCCTTGATTCTTAAATAAAGAGGTCACAGATGGGCGAGCGAGTTCTTCTTTATCCATGTTGAAAACCCGACTTGTGGTATCAGATGTGGTTTTGATGCTCTCCAAATAAAAAATATATAAATGCTCCAGTGCAACAAGACTTGCTAAAATAATCGTCAGTAATGACATCGTAGATTCTCCTTTTTATTCAACTGTTATTTGTTCAATGCCAGATACTAATTTGTCCAGCAGGTAAGAAAATTGCTCTTGTTCTTGAGCAGTCAAAATCCGACTCATCTGTTCTTTCACCGCCACATGATGGCGAGGGGGATGTTTGACCAAACGATTATAGGCCATATCCGTCAAATGAATTAAGATTTCCCGCTGATTCTTTGGATTTCGACTCCGATGGACAAATCCTTCCTTTTCTAATATTTTGAAATGCCGCGTTAAAGCCGCTGGATCAATCCGCAAGCGCTCCTGAACCGCGATCTGATTGCAAGGTGCTTGTTCTAATAAATCCTGCAAAATTTGATAACGTGTTAAGCTAATCCCTAGGCGCTTTTCAAAAAGTTGCGTAGTTGATTGATCTGCCAAACGTAGTTGGTAGAGCAAATCATTTATTTCTGCCATGTCCCTTCCTCTATTCATTTTTGATAAATCAATAATTGACTAATCAATTATAAAATATTTCATATCCTCTTGCAAGAAAAAGAACTTGCACTATTCTTTCACACAAAAAAAGCCGCCTGATTTGGCGACTCTTAGGGAGATTATTATGAAAAAGAAAAGTTTTAGGATTTTTCTAAACAAAGTTAGGAGGTCTTTGTTTATGCTTTTATTATAGCGGACATTTCTTAAAGAAAGCTTACGACTTTATTTCAAAATGAAAACAAATTCTTTACAGATTCTTTTCAGCGTTTAAAATACCTGGGATATCTAGTAAGGTGTTCATCTGATGGTTGCCTTGATAGTCAGACGTCAAGAAATTGATACTATGAATCTGGCTATTTCTTGCAAAGTCAATATCCAGGCTCCGATCCCCAATATAGTAGGTATTTTCTGGTTCCAACCCGTACTTCTCCATCAGATACCTAGCAGCTTCTGGGTCAGGCTTGCGGGCAAAACCACTTTGACTGGTCAAAATCTCTGTAAAAAAAGATTCCAAACCCAAATCCCGTAGGATGACAAAGGCATTCTCTCCCTTATGGGTATAGACAAACTGCTCAATTCCAGCTTCTTGTCCCCAGGATAGGACATCACGCGCCCCATCCATCAGAAGGACCTGGGCATTTTTCTCCGCTAGACTTTCTGCTCGGCGATGATTCAAGTCGGTCACATCCAGATGATACTCCTCCGCCACAGCTACTAAAAGATCTTGAACCGAATGCTTCAAGATGTAGTCTTTAATGCCGGCTCGATCAAAGGGAAGCTGATAAGTTGCATAGGTCTCCTCAAGACCTGCTAAAATAGCATCATAGGAATCCAGCAAAGTTCCGTCCAAATCCCAAATAAAGGCTCGTTTTGTCATTTTTTCTTCTCTCCTACTTTTCGTCTATAGAGCTGACTCAAAAATAGCCAACGGAAACCATTGTCGAGCAGTGTCCCCGTCCAGACCCCTGGAAGGCCAAAGCCAAGGGTTACTCCAAGCAGATAACCGGCTCCAATTCGAATGACCCACATGCCAATGGTCGTTGCATAAAATGGAAGTTTCCCATTTCCCAAGCCTTGCCAAACAGCTGTATAGATGACCGTTCCTGCTGTAAACGGCGTTCCCAACAAAGAAAAGAGGACAACCGACAGGCTAGCTTCGACTGCTTTTGTATCTTGTGTGTAGAGATGGGTCAGAAGGGTGCCCCCAAAAAAGATTCCCAAGGCAATGGGTAACATTAACACGAAGGACAACCAGTAAGACTGCTTTCGAAGGCGGGCAATCTGCTCAAGATCCCCTTCACCCAGGCTCCGTGCTACGAGCATGACCGTCGCTGTGGCCACACCAAACACAGGCATGTAGTTAAACTGGGTCAAGGTCTCTCCGATAGCATTTCCTGCGACTGCCTCGGTCCCAAAAGTAACCACGATCGCAATGATTACCACATCTCCAGCCCGCATCATCAGCCGCTCTCCGGCTGCTGGAAGTGCTAAGTTCAAGAGCTTACGATCCAATCCCCAACCAAGGGGAGCAAAGGGTAACTGGACCTTTTGCCACAAGAGGATAACCCCAACCAGACGAGCTAGCACAGTCCCCAAAGCTGCTCCGACAATGCCCCAGCCAAAAAGGAAAATGGCCACAGAGGAGAACAGTGCGTTTAATAGATTGGTCAACAGGCTCACATACATAGGAAGACGTGGATTGTTGGCCACCCGAACCAAGGAGCCCAAGGTCGTCATCAATCCTAAGAGAACAATGGTCCCGCCGACCAAGGAAAGGTAAATCCCCCCACTTTCAGCTACTGCAGCTTCAGTCCCCAACAGCGAAATCATCTGGCGTCCA
The DNA window shown above is from Streptococcus sp. S1 and carries:
- the trpD gene encoding anthranilate phosphoribosyltransferase, with amino-acid sequence MKQVLAKVAEGMDLTSAELEAAMEEVVAGRASEAQVTALLLGLKMKGETVEERTAIAKVMQAYAVAIPTEVQGAMDNCGTGGDRSYSFNISTTAAFVLAGGGIKMAKHGNRSISSKSGSADVLEALGINLDLGPEDLGRVFEKVGIVFLFAKNLHPGMRYIMPARLALGVPTVMNLTGPLINPIPLETQLLGTSRPDMLESTAEILKNLGRKRAVVVSGPQGLDEAGLDGETQLAILENGQVTLSSFQPEDIGMERIEIDQVRGGDAKRNAEILLSVLKNEASPFLEVTVLNAGLGFYANGKVDSIKEGIALAREVIASGAALEKLRLLQEYQK
- the trpE gene encoding anthranilate synthase component I; its protein translation is MKKVLSADVLSPILAYMRLDAPHKMILESIPREKENARFSIVAYRPVSEVKFEHGVLYYNDQIVEEDPLDFLNRITVKTKTSEELPFNGGAIGFVGYDLIGLYENIGSIPEDTIGTPDLHFFLYESYVIFDHKKEKVYVVEENLYSGRSEAEQTSSLEQVLAQLARPAKEEFQDKDLHALHFHNHLEQKEFEEMVALARDYIQKGDMFQCVLSQRFSADFSGKPLDYYRNLRVTNPSNYLYFYDLGEYQIIGASPESLVSVKDRVVTTNPIAGTRPRGLDEEADRQLAAELTGDPKEVAEHRMLVDLGRNDIGRIAQNGSVEVTKYMEVEFFRYVMHLTSVVKGQLLPGLASIEALKATLPAGTVSGAPKIRAMKRIYEAEKEKRGVYAGAIGYLSVTGDLDFAIAIRTMILKNKKAYVQAGAGIVYDSIAENEYQETVNKAKSMTRIGEEG
- a CDS encoding DUF1304 domain-containing protein, which produces MSLLTIILASLVALEHLYIFYLESIKTTSDTTSRVFNMDKEELARPSVTSLFKNQGIYNALIGVFLLYGLFVSKNSEVVTIFVLFIIEAAAYGAMTANKKIILTQGGPAILALLSNLFLG
- a CDS encoding MarR family winged helix-turn-helix transcriptional regulator; the protein is MAEINDLLYQLRLADQSTTQLFEKRLGISLTRYQILQDLLEQAPCNQIAVQERLRIDPAALTRHFKILEKEGFVHRSRNPKNQREILIHLTDMAYNRLVKHPPRHHVAVKEQMSRILTAQEQEQFSYLLDKLVSGIEQITVE
- a CDS encoding HAD-IA family hydrolase, translating into MTKRAFIWDLDGTLLDSYDAILAGLEETYATYQLPFDRAGIKDYILKHSVQDLLVAVAEEYHLDVTDLNHRRAESLAEKNAQVLLMDGARDVLSWGQEAGIEQFVYTHKGENAFVILRDLGLESFFTEILTSQSGFARKPDPEAARYLMEKYGLEPENTYYIGDRSLDIDFARNSQIHSINFLTSDYQGNHQMNTLLDIPGILNAEKNL
- a CDS encoding MATE family efflux transporter, with the translated sequence MNSYKKILNIALPAMGENFLQMLMGMVDSYLVAHLGLIAISGVSVAGNIITIYQAIFLALGAAVASVMSKSLGEKDQDNIAYHATESLKVTLLLSALLGGTSLLFGRQMISLLGTEAAVAESGGIYLSLVGGTIVLLGLMTTLGSLVRVANNPRLPMYVSLLTNLLNALFSSVAIFLFGWGIVGAALGTVLARLVGVILLWQKVQLPFAPLGWGLDRKLLNLALPAAGERLMMRAGDVVIIAIVVTFGTEAVAGNAIGETLTQFNYMPVFGVATATVMLVARSLGEGDLEQIARLRKQSYWLSFVLMLPIALGIFFGGTLLTHLYTQDTKAVEASLSVVLFSLLGTPFTAGTVIYTAVWQGLGNGKLPFYATTIGMWVIRIGAGYLLGVTLGFGLPGVWTGTLLDNGFRWLFLSQLYRRKVGEKKK